A stretch of DNA from Oenanthe melanoleuca isolate GR-GAL-2019-014 unplaced genomic scaffold, OMel1.0 S001, whole genome shotgun sequence:
TTTCTCCAGCACAAGACCCAGACATTGTAAGCCCCCAAGGATCACCGTGCCCAGCACAAAATGAGCTGATGGAAATTGAGCCTGAGGGAGAGAGCTGCAGTCCTTCCATCACAACCTGCCCCTCACACCTGCCACCTGTACCCACGACTCCCCTTGCCAACTCCACCATCACCCATTGGCCAGTATACACAGCATGCAATGGGTGATCAACCTGTATGGGCAGTGGAGTTATTTAAGATATTGCAagatttggaaaaacaaaaaaacctgcatgGGCAATTCATACCAGACAACATGGCAGCCTGGTATCAACCAATCAGATTAAGAAAAAGATGTGTGCTTGCCTCATGGACAATATAGAGGTACTAACCAAGAGATGCATGGAGCTACCAATTAAATATTGTGTGACTGTGTAATCCAAGACaagaagtaaatataaacaatgTTTAGAAGCACAATAACGGCTTTAGCTTGATTAATGTTGAATCATACACAGTCCTTTGTCTTCTCACTCGACATGCCAAGGCCATTTGGACGAGTCAGGCCAAGCCAATTAGACCTGTTATCTgttcccttggatccatggggccccgcagtgtcacagtggctccttgtttccatgggacccctcagtgtcacaatggtaGTGTCATACTGGATcattggttccatgaggcccagATGTGTCACACTAGCCTCTTGTTCCTGTGGTActgcacagtgtcacaatggtcccttgctTCCAagaggccttgcagtgtcagaatgctttccttggttccatgggactgCACAATgacacaatggccccttggttccatgaggccacaGAGTATCACAATGGTGTTCATTATCCCTTGAAGTCTTGCAGCGTCACAGGGGTCTCCTTGGTACCACAGAATTGGGATGTAAATATTATGAGAGACAGGGGAAACTGAGAGACCTTGTAAAAGATGGTTTATTGCTTTATGGCATCAGTCTCATCAAAGGTTTTAGATCCAACAccataatatcagaagccaCATAATTCTTAGTTACAATGtcttatataatatttttagcCAATCAAATACTTCTACAAAGCTTGCTACTGTCTTTTCATaccaatcattaattgctttgcttttcatggCTTTGCTGCAATGCGTCATTTTTAACCAACCATATAACATTTCACAATCTTAGATTGATATGTCTTAAACTTTTAGCTAACATTATAACAGGTTCTACtgctaaattttaaaatctttcactATCTTACTTAATATATTACTTGGCttatataatacatatttctgaatatttatacttaaactacaaacttatattcttgtttCATGTCTGTTTCACTTTAATGGTCTAGTTCTCTAAGCCTTCTCCAAGGGTGTATCCATCTCTATCTCTGATCCTGTATGCACAGggccctgagagctctccgtgcctgcatttcccacaccacaggatcacaatggacccttggttccatggggacTCACAATGGCAGAaaggtctccttggttccatgcAGACCTGCGGAGACTCTTGATTCAATGAGGCCTCAAAGTGTCTTCGTGgcctccaggattccatgaggccccgcagtgtcacaatggacctttgATTCCATGGGGTCCCACACTGCTACATGAATCCTtagttccatggggccctgtagtgtcacaatggaaTCCTTGGTTCAATGGTGGCACACAGTGTGACAACTGCCCCTTGGCCTGAGGAGACCCATAATGTCACAATGGCTCCTTacttccatgaggccttgcagtgtcacaatggactccttggttctaTGGGGCTGCAAAGTGTCACAACAGACATTGATTCCATGAGTCCCCACAGAGTCACAATGGCCCCCTGGTTCTGttgagccccacagtgtcactaaGGTTTCCTTGGTTTCAGAAGgccctgaaatgccacaatGTCCCTTTTGTTTCATGAAGCCTCAAATTGTAAAAAATGGcctccatggttccatgaggccgtgcagtgtcacaatggactctCAGTTCCATGatgccccacagtgtcacaatggtatCCTTGGTTTGCAGTGTGAGAATGCCCCCTTGGTCCCTTGAAGCTCACACTATCGCTCttgtgcccttggttccatgaggccctgcagtgccacaatggtcCTTTGGTTCCACAAGGCCTCAAAGTGTCATCATGGTCTCCTTGGTCCCATGGTGCCCTGTAGTGTAACAAAGCTCTCCTTGGTTCCCCAGTGTCAGAATGGCCCCTTGTCCCATGGAgccccacactgtcactgtggtccccttgattccatgaggccctgccatGCTACAGTGGCCCCAATGGCTACAATGGTCTCCAGTGAGACTCTCTGCAACTGCCTGAATAGAGGTTGTAGTCAGGTGGGTGtcactctcctctcccaggcaaCTACTGAGagaacaagaggacacagtcttaagatAAGCCAGGGGTAGTTTAGGtttgacatcaggaaaaaattcttcatggaaagagtgatTGGGATCTGGAATCTTTTGCCCAGGGAGTGGTGGAGCCACTGTCCCTGGCGGAATTTATAAAAAGAttggacgtggcactcagtgccatggtctagttgaggaGGTGATGTTAGGTCATAGGTGGACTTAAAggtctcaaaggtcttttccaacttcattaattctgtgattcGGTGTCATAATAGTCTCCATTGTTCCACAAGGCCCgacagtgtcacaattgtccCCTTGGTCTCATGAGGCCAGGCAGTATCAGAATGGCCCCTTTGTTTCATGGAGCACCACAGTGTCTGTATGGTCCTCTTGGTTCCACAGGGTcccacagtgtaacaatgggcccttggttccatgaggttcctcagtgtcacagtgatcTCCTTGgatcctcagtgtcacaatggccccttggctccctgtggccctgtggtgtcacaatggctcctgTTTGCAGGAGGCATGGAAGTATCAAAATGGCCCTTTGTTTCCAtgaggttccacagtgtcacagtggtgtcCCTGGTTCCATGACGGTCTCCTGcatcacaatggccccttggttccatgaggttctaAGGTGTCACAGTTGAATCCTCAGTTCTGAGAGGCCACACTGCCAAGTCTTGAAGTATCAGAATAAGACTACTTGACACCAGTGGTGTGGAGGAGGACATCATTTATTTATGCCTTAGGTTTAACCCAGGATAACTCCTAACCTTATGTGGAAAACTGATTCTACAAGTGTTTTCTATATATTCAGTCACCACATGTGTATAACAATTTACACATTTCCataaaacccaacccaaatTCCCAAGATCAAGAGTCCTTGTTTTTTCTATCACTGCACCATTAAGCCAGATgtcttcttctctttcagttgtccctcctggaaaagcaggcCCGGCATGCCTTGTTCCTGTGATAAAACTTCACAGGCACAGTAAAACTTGAGTTAAAACATTTAGAATCAGGGCCAAGgttttgtgtggccaggcagaggcaggcaggacgcagatctgtcagcaaaggaagaggccagcgaggtggggcagccgggggatgacgacagcctgcagggacagaggcacagggcatggacaccgtaggacagcctgggctgcagagggcactgggatgggcagcagctgaaaggccctgccagagccaactgctgcagcacttgggccatggctgctggccctgggcctgaggccagcagggcacaagggagccttgctgtgctggggcctcattgcctccttgtctcttctcagcagcctggcagggccTGCCCCATGGTCCcgcccttggcattgcacatccccagagcccagtggcccgggaaggccctgagcaatgagggagggacaggatctgcctggccaggggctggggctcaggccttggccctttgcattcctgaaacacatccagatttggtcagcatcagagacacctttcccttgtttgtccccacctgtcatcaCTGCCACCAGTGTTCTACTCTAACAtcaacctggggacactttctcaggtGTGTTCCTCATTGgaacccattaaaacttcaagaaactaTGGAGTTTGATTGTGACTTTAAAATCTTGAGAAGTTTTTTGAacactctctcagggactgagtcTGATGTAAACAGCACCAAAGCCCTGAGAGATTCATTAaaatccttgtgctgtgtctgtgctgctgagctgggctgggctcctggcacagaggcagctacTGGCAAGcaagaagagcttcaaaaagacatttctgttgaggagcagctcctctcccatcccagcagggctgagggcactgcctgcaggcactgaggggacaggagccatgCACAGACAGGCTAGAGGCAATCAGGACTGGGAAGACTttgagctgagacttcacttggggaaacatcttcacagccctggacatggtgagtctgtgggtgcagggcaatgttccctgtgctcctggagggatctCCTGGAGTCAGCCATCCCCACAGTCTGGGGTTTGTGACAGgaggactctcccagtttctcagaggcagaggaggaggaggatgtgctgcagagcggggctgccctgggcagtgtcagagggacagggcaggatggctcctgctgccagggatggctgtaggggctgaagctggggctgcagacagggctgccctgggctgtcctgcacagcagctcctgcagccatcagggctcttggccagcccagggcatatgccacctgccaggggcagctctcaccctgcctggcagctccccatggactgtggggagaagttggagggggaaggagccacccccatcagggcagattcctcctgctgtggacatgctgctgcatggccagggctgctctcagcattctcctcaagggaagggaaaggggctgtcaggtgtgtctgtgtcactgagactcctgcactcTCCCACTGGGCATCAGAAGATCTGCCTCAcatctccctcacaaagtgcctcctcacCACCCTgtgcctacagacagcagcagcaggaccttggcttgcagcatctcagtttgtctGAGCTGCCCTTAAGGCCCTGCTACCAGGGATAtgccccagggcagtgccctgtgctgggaggggtgtgcagggcagagctgagcccccagggctgggctgggcttgcctgtgggagcactggcagggacaaggCTTGGATAGAGACAAACAGCTCCCAGTAGGCCCAAAtccaggcagctgagagccaCACCAACCCTGGCTATCCCACCAAACCTGGATATCCCATCCTGTCTAGCTGCATAGGGAAAGGGAGGTGGCTTTAGAGGAACTAACTTTGAAACCAGATCTTTCAAAatgttctctttattttttcaagcaCATTTTTCATGCAGTCATTCTGAAATACAGGCAGGTGTATGTGAGCAAAGGGCAGTTGTGTGGGACCAGCTAGTCTGACTATACTcgggcacagggagccctgtgttccccctgggctccccagtgtTCAGCATCAGAGCAATGCTTAAAGaggatttcttctcttttaaagaaagcaaaaccccGAGctcaaagattaaaaaaaagtgattgAAATTTCCCCactgaaagagaagcaattttgAGTAAATCTCTAAGAAAATAACATTGAATTCACACAAGGAAGCCTCTCCCAACTTGTCTATGTCTTCTTCCAACAGCCCACCATGCCCAGAGTGAAGAAATgcccaacagcagctccatcagccacttcctcctgctgccatgggcagacacgtggcagctgcagctcctgcacttctgcctcttcctgggcatctccctggctgccctcctgggcaacggcctcatcatcagcgccgtagcctgcggccaccacctgcacacccccatgttcttcttcctgctcaacctggccctcactgacctgggctgcatctgcaccactgtccccaaagccatgcacaattccctctgggacaccaggaacatctcctactcaggatgtgctgctcaggtgttcttctttgtcttctttatctcagcagagttttccctcctgaccgtgatgtgctacgaccgctacgtgtccatctgcaaacccctgcactacgggaccctcctgggcagcagagcttgtgcccacatggcagcagctgcctgggccagtggctttctcaatgctctgctgcacacagccaatacattttccctgcccctgtgcaaGGGCAATCCtctgggccagttcttctgtgaagtCCCCCAGATCCTCAAACTCTCCTGTTCAAAATTCTACTTTAGGGAAGTTGGGGTTTCTGCTTTTGCTACCTCCTTAGTACTTGGTTGTTTTGtattcattgttttctcctatgtgcagcTCTTCAGGGCCATGCTGAGcatcccctctgagcagggacggcacaaagccttatccacctgcctccctcacctggctgtgctctccctgtttATCTGCACTGCAGTATTTGCCTacctgaagcccccctccatctcctccccatccctggatctgtccctgtcagttctgtactcagtggtgcctccagccttgaaccccctcatctacagcctgaggaaccaggagctcaaaggTGGCCTACGAAAATTGATGACTCTATGTTTTCAGAAGTG
This window harbors:
- the LOC130265938 gene encoding olfactory receptor 14C36-like yields the protein MPNSSSISHFLLLPWADTWQLQLLHFCLFLGISLAALLGNGLIISAVACGHHLHTPMFFFLLNLALTDLGCICTTVPKAMHNSLWDTRNISYSGCAAQVFFFVFFISAEFSLLTVMCYDRYVSICKPLHYGTLLGSRACAHMAAAAWASGFLNALLHTANTFSLPLCKGNPLGQFFCEVPQILKLSCSKFYFREVGVSAFATSLVLGCFVFIVFSYVQLFRAMLSIPSEQGRHKALSTCLPHLAVLSLFICTAVFAYLKPPSISSPSLDLSLSVLYSVVPPALNPLIYSLRNQELKGGLRKLMTLCFQKCCTLSFLHQGL